From the genome of Ananas comosus cultivar F153 linkage group 16, ASM154086v1, whole genome shotgun sequence, one region includes:
- the LOC109721907 gene encoding lipid phosphate phosphatase 2-like, translating into MPDMQLASLTIKSHGARVARLHMYDWIILVLLAITDGLLNIIEPFHRFVGKDMMTDLRYPMKSNTVPFWAVPIIGIVLPIVIIVAIYFKKRNVYDLHHAILGLLFSVLITAVITDAIKDGVGRPRPDFFWRCFPDGKDEYDNVTTSVICHGEKSVIREGHKSFPSGHSSWSFAGLGFLSWYLAGKIMAFDRKGHVAKLCIVFLPLLVASLVAVSRVDDYWHHWQDVFTGGLLGLVVASFCYLQFFASPFDVDSFWPHAYFQQLAETRNDSELSVITNPNNRRPSQSGVVYDSPEPHIGIAMRDTSPILDASEAGRRQ; encoded by the exons ATGCCGGATATGCAGTTGGCTAGTCTCACGATAAAATCACATGGAGCCAGAGTAGCCAGACTCCACATGTATGACTGGATCATACTTGTACTTCTTGCTATAACAGATGgactattaaatataatagagCCTTTTCACCGTTTTGTCGGAAAAGACATGATGACCGACCTGAGATACCCAATGAAGAGCAATACAGTGCCATTTTGGGCTGTTCCG ATCATTGGAATTGTGTTGCCCATTGTTATTATTGTTGCAATTTACTTCAAGAAGAGGAATGTATATGATTTGCATCACGCTATACTCG GTCTTCTGTTTTCTGTTCTTATAACTGCGGTCATAACAGACGCAATCAAGGATGGTGTTGGTCGTCCACGACCAGATTTCTTTTGGCGATGTTTCCCTGACGGGAAGGAT GAGTATGACAATGTCACTACCAGTGTTATATGTCATGGGGAGAAGAGTGTTATCAGGGAAGGTCACAAGAGTTTTCCCAGTGGACATTCTTCAT GGTCTTTTGCTGGTCTAGGCTTCCTTTCATGGTACCTAGCTGGGAAAATCATGGCCTTTGATCGAAAAGGGCACGTCGCAAAACTCTGTATTGTGTTTCTACCTCTGCTTGTTGCATCTCTTGTCGCGGTTTCTCGAGTGGACGACTACTGGCACCATTGGCAGGATGTATTTACTGGAGGTCTTCTAG GGCTTGTAGTTGCTTCATTCTGTTATCTGCAGTTCTTCGCATCTCCTTTTGATGTTGACA GTTTCTGGCCTCACGCCTATTTTCAGCAACTTGCAGAAACTCGTAATGACAGCGAGCTCTCCGTTATCACAAACCCCAACAATAGGAGGCCTTCACAGTCCGGAGTCGTTTACGATTCACCTGAACCTCACATCGGGATCGCCATGAGAGACACGAGCCCGATTCTAGACGCCAGCGAAGCCGGCAGGAGGCAATGA